The DNA window TTCGCCGAATTTTTCGTCGACCGGCACCATCCGACTGCCCGGCGCAACCACGCGCGAGGCCGCGCCGCCGAACAGACCGCGTACCTCTCCATAACAACGCGCGCCAGGGACGAAGACCCGCTGCCCGACCGTCAGCCCGGCCTGCAGGCCGGCGAAGATGACGCGACCGACGGATTCGTAACCGGGAACGAGCGGATAGCCCATGCCGGGAAAGTCCGGCATGCGACCCGACCAGAGCAGGCGTTCGGTGCCGGTGCTGATGCCGCTCCATTCGATATCGACCACAACATCGGCGTCGCCCGGCGGCGTGAGCGCGAGCCGCTGGAGCGAGAGACGTTCGGGTTGTTCGAGGACGACGGCGAGTGCTTCGAGAGTCGGCGTATCGGGGTTCAAGATGTGGGCTCGACAAGTTGAATCTGACGGATTCGCCAGTTTAACGAAAGTTGAGTGTCAGTCTAGGGTGACAGGGCGGGATATTGATCTGGATTGATAAAAAGCCGCGCGCGTCGAGGATGGAAAAGCGCTGCTCTTCACTGAGTCGCGTCAGGATCGGCTGGCGGTTATTTTCTCGCTAGTTGTCTGTAAACCTCATCGTCGTTGCGTTTACCAATCACCAGGATCCGCAAATCCTCGTCCCGCACCTCGTAGACAATCCGGTATGGACCATTCAGATCGACTGAGCAACCGTCATGTACTCTCTCAAGAAGGATCTCCGGATCGTGAGCGAAAGGCTGGGCGCGAACAGAAAATCGGTGGAGTCTATCCCGGAAATCAATTGGATTCCGCGATCGTCCCTTGCCCAAGCCGTTCTCATTTTAGGTGATTTCCGGGAAAGACTTTACCGATTTCCGTTCGTCCTGAGTCCTGAGCGGAGCCGAAGGGTCGAAGGATGACCGGAAATCGCGCTCCGAGGCTGACATTGCAGCCGTTCATGGTTCGACAAGCTCACCACGAACGGCTGCAATGTCACCACGAACGGCTGCAATGTCACCACGAACGGCTGCAATGTCACCACGAACGGTTGCAATTTAGGTATGAACTTTGCCAAAAATCACCTTAGCGTTATCCGTCATCGTAGAGCCCGCTTGCGGGCGACATGACACGCCAAAAGCCTTTAGGTCTGCCAACCCCCGTCGCCCGCAAGCAAACCCGCAGGCCCGCAAGTCGCCCGCAAGCGGGCTCCTACGTCAAAACGAGACCTTCTACCCCGCCCGCCGCGCCAGCAGCAATTGAGTCAGGATCGGCTGACGCGTCGACACCGCGCGTACCCGATCGAATTCGGCAACCAGCAGCATCTGTTCCAGTTCGCGCGGCGTCCGCGGACGTCCGCTCCCCATCGCCAGCAGATAGAAACCGAAATAGGCATCGCCGATCGGCTCGGCGCCCGGGGTTCCGGACATCGGTTCCGCCACCATCAGCGTCCCACCAGGCGGCAGACCGCGCCGGGCCGCGACCATGATGGCCTGCGCGACCGCGTCATCGTGATCGTGGAGCACCCGCACCAGCGAGACGAGATCCGCGCCTTCCGGCAGGGGATCGCGCAGCACGTCGCCACCGACCGCCGTGGCGCGATCCGCCAGCCCTTCACGCTCGAAACGCGCGCGGGCACGGTCCGCCACGGCGGGCAGATCGAAGAGGATGACGCGCAGATGCGGCCAGCGTTTGGCCGCCGCGACCAGGAAGGTACCGTCGCCGCCGCCCAGATCGAGCAGACAGCGATGATCCTTCAGCGAATAGACATCGAGCACTTCGCCAGCGATGAGCTGCTGGGAGTCGGCCATCAGGTCGGTATAGCCGCCGACGGCCTGATCTCGCGCGGACGCCGGCGCATCGGCGCCGACATAGGCCCAGTAATCCTTGAGATCGTGCCGCTCGGCCTCGCCGCGCAGCAGCGCAACGGGATCGCTCAGATCGGCATAGACCATCGCATGATGCTCGATCATGGACGTGATACCGGAATTTCCCATCATGGCCGCGCCAAGTTCGCCCAAAGCATAGCAATCCGCGCCCCGCGATTCGACCAGACGCAGACTGGCCGCCGCGCGCAGGAGCCGGCGCGCGCCATCGGGCGGCAAAGCGAGACGTTTCGCCACCTCATCGGCCGTTTGCGGCCCCTCGGACAACAGATCGAACAGACGCAGACGCACGCAGGCGAACAGGATCTGGGAATAGACGAACCCGGCCACAATATCGAACAGCTCGCGCGCCCGACGACGGGCGATGGGTCGCGTCAGGGGAAAACTCGCGGCCCACCGTTGAAAGCGGGGATTCGCGAGCACACGATTACGAAGGGTCAACCAGCGATCGGGAATCCGCACGGAGAGGTTACCTATGACACACGCACAACACAGCCCGCGGCGTTCAAGGAGACAGGAGGAACGGTCAGGCCGCCCGCTGAGCCAGGTTCTTCGGCATGATGTGCCGGGACTCCGCCATCAGCACCTCGGCCAACTGATCGCGGCCCGGACAGGCCGGAATCGCGTCGATGGCGCCCTTGACCAGTTGCCGGAGCCGATCGATGGCGCCGTCGACACCCAGTTCGCCTGCCGCGCTCGGACGGTTGAGCAGGGCGTCGCGGCCAACCGGCTTGCCGACTTCCTGGGCGCTCGCGGCCACGTCACGCAGATCGTCCGCGACCTGATAGGCCTCGCCGATGCGATCGCCGACCACCCGCCAGGCATCCGCGTCCGCGCCCGCCACTTGGGCGCCGGCGGCGGTGGCCGCAGCGAACAGGGAGCCGGTCTTGGCGCGGTGATAATCCTCGACCGACACGCGCGGCTCGCACTCCCAGGCTTGACCCGCGGTGATCCCGAAGGGCATGCCCACGGAGCGGCTGACGGTCAGCAGCAGAGGCCCGAGGCGCTCGGGCGTCGCGGCGAGACTGCGCGCCAGATGCTCGAAAGCCAGGATGATCAGGGCATCGCCCGCCAGCACGGCCAGCGGCTCGCCAAAGGCGCGATGCACGGAGGGCATGCCGCGACGCAAGGGAGAATCGTCGAAACAGGGCAGATCGTCATGCACCAGCGAGGCGCAATGCAGCAGCTCGATCGACGCACCGACGGCATCGGCCGCCGCGAAATCGCGGCTTCCGCACGCGGCGGCGACCGCGAGACAGAGGCGCGGGCGGACCCGCGCACCACTGGGAAACACCGCATGGCGAACCGCCTCGGCCAAGCGAGGCGGACAGCCGGCGATGGCCACCGTGTCTATTGCAGCGGCCAAGGCCCGCTCGATTCTCGTGGTGGCATCCATCGGTGATCCCCCGGTAACCGCTTTCATATGTAAGAAATGATTGACACTTAATAGTGTCATCTACAATAGACATCAACGCCCTAGGCGTCAATGCGAATCAAAAGAGGCCGTAGCCAGATGCCCACAAAAAGCGTGATCGTCATCGGCGCCGGGATCGGAGGTCTCGTGACCGCCGTTCAGCTCGCGTCGCACGGCCTCAAGGTCAGGGTGCTCGAACGCGCGGAAACACCGGGCGGCAAGATGCGCGAGGTCATCGTTGGCGGTCGTCGGATCGACGCCGGGCCTTCGGTCTTTACCATGCGCTGGGTGTTCGAGGAGATCTTCGCGGAGGCCGGCGTCTCGCTTGCCGACTATTTGCAACTCCGACCGGTTGAGATATTAGCACGCCACGCCTGGAGCGAGGATGAGCGTCTGGACCTGTTCGCCGACCAGGAGCGCTCCGTCAACGCCATCGGGGATTTCGCCGGCGCCGCCGCCGCCGAAGGTTATCGCGCCTTCTGTAAGCAGGCCCGGGCCATCCATGAAACCCTGGACGCGCCCTTCATCCGCGCCTCGCGACCCAGCCCGTTGGGATTGCTCGGTCGCTGCGGGCTAAACGGATTCGCAAGTCTGGGCAACATCAAGCCCTACGATAGCCTGTGGCGGACATTGGGCGTGTACTTTAAAGACCAGCGACTGCGCCAGTTGTTCGGCCGTTACTCCACCTATTGCGGATCGTCCCCGTTCCTGGCCCCGGCGACGCTGATGCTGATCGCCCATGTGGAACAGCAAGGCGTTTGGCTAGTGGAGGGCGGGATGCATCAAACCGCCGTCGCGCTGGCACGGCTCTCTCAAGCACTTGGCGCGACCATTCAATACGAGATGGACGTGTCGGAAATCCTGGTCGAACGTGGGCGAGCGGCCGGTGTCCGGCTTGCCAACGGAGAAACCATCGCCGCCGATGCCGTCGTGTTCAATGGCGACGTCGCCGCCCTGTCCAAGGGTCAACTCGGCGCACGGGTCGCGAAGGCGGTCACCCCAGCCCGGCCCAACAGCAGATCCCTTTCGGCGATCACCTGGAATCTGGTGGCCGAGACCGAGGGTTTCCCGTTACTTCGGCACAATGTTTTTTTCGCGCGGGATTACGCCGCCGAATTCGATGATCTCTTCAACCGCTCCCGCACCCCACGGGAGGGGACAGTCTACGTCTGTGCTCAGGATCGCGGCGACCGCGACGAGACGGTCCCGAGCAAACCCGAGCGACTGTTATGCCTGTTGAACGCCCCTGCCACCGGCGATAGGCATGCATTCGACGCTTCGGAGATCGAGCACTGCGAGGAGCGGGTCTTCTCCCTATTGCAACGCTGTGGTCTGCGGGTGCACAGACACCCCGAGAACAGCCTGGTCACGACACCCGAAGTATTTAATCGCCTCTTCCCGGCCACCGGGGGTGCCCTGTACGGTCAAGCGACCCACGGTTGGACGGCAGCCTTCATGCGACCGGCTTCCCGCGGCAAGATCCCGGGCTTGTATCTGGCGGGGGGCAGCGTGCATCCTGGCGCGGGCGTGCCAATGGTGGCGCTGTCGGGTCGGCTGGCGGCCGCGAGCCTGCTTGCGGACATCGGTTCGACCTGACAGTCATACCTGGCAATTAGGCGAATTCCGGAAATGACTTTACCAAGCGCTAAACCCGTAGGAGCCCGCTTGCGGGCGACGGGTGGGGCACACGTAAGGTATTTAGGCGGGTCACGTCGCCCGCAAGCGGGCTCCTACGGTATTGATCCAGCCACGCCAGCTCACGATCCTTTTCCATCCATGCGGAGCCCTGACCTTCATTCAGCGCAATGCCCGCGGTATCCGGAACGGTAACAGCACTTGCACCCAGCGCGAGTCGAAGCGGTCGAGGCACACGCTCTCATGCATCGCGGTCACCGGCTCGCCGAGCAGGTGCGTCTCCAGCACGGACCGCGTGTAAAATGGTGTGTTCTCCAGGGTTTCGGTCACGCGCGCGGTCTGTTGCGGGTCCACCCGGGTGCCGCGTTGCATCAGCCAGGCCGTGGTCGGTAACGTCGCGTGCGGCGGCACATCGATCCGTTCCACGTCGCCCGCCGGATCGAAGTGCAGGCCCAGCTCTGTCCGGTGCCCATCGCGCCGCGCCGCGTCATAGAGGACTGCGGTGCCGCCATCCTTTAGCTCGGCGCGCGACCACTCCCAGTAGCGGAACGCCTTCTCCAGCGGTTCGCTGCCCCAGTTGGAATCGAGATAGCCGTGGCCCGCCCAACTCAGGGCCGGCTGGTCGAGTTGCACCTCGACGCGCGCGCCTGGGGCAATCGGTGCCCAGCGATGGCGCCCCGCGCCATCCAGAAAATACGGCTGGCCGGCCACCGTGCGCGGATACAGCTTGACCGTGCCGCGGATGCGCCGGGGAATCGGCACCGCGATTTCCTCAATCCGGATGGTCAGACAGGTGCCGTCCCAGGACAGCGCGCTTGGCCCGATCTCCAGCCGGGAAGCGTCCCGCCGTAGCGCGGAGCGGCCCCGCTCGGTCATGCTCCAGCGTTTGCACGCGCCGTAGAGCGCGACATTCAGCGAGTTATGATTCAGCGGATCGCTGTCGCCGCGCCGGCGCGCCCAGGCGTAGTAGGGGGAAAAGCAACTGCCGACCTGCGCGATCAGCGTGATCCCATGCCGCCGGTCGTCGCTGAAGGCGTCGACATACCACCAAAGATAGCCCTCCGGCATGACCGGCGCGTCGAAGCGCGGTCCGCAGCCAGGCTCGCAGCCACCCGCCAGCGCGAGTTCGTCGCCATGGATACCCTCGGCACCAGGGGCGCGCCCAGCCCCTTGCGGGGAGGCGTCATCTCGAACGCCGTGGGTCTGGCTGCCTTCATTGCCTCCAGCTAGCGATGCATCGTCAGCCAGCGGCGCGCCAGGTTGCCGAAAGTCTATTCCTCGCATAAAGCCATCTCCGAATTTAAACCGCGCCCGGTGCGGTATGCGATGTTTTTAGATTGGGTCGGCCTTGGCACCATCGACGATCACCAGAGTTGGCGCGGTTTAAGATATTAAATAATATAAAATTTCAAACCGCGTCTCCACTGAGGCTGGTGAAATCCCCAGTGCTAAACACAAACTGAAAATTACGCATATCGCGCTGGACGCAGTTTCGCGTCACCAATAGCTCATCGGCTTGGCCACCATCCAATACAGACCGGCGAGCAGCGGCACCGTCGAGAGAAGGCCCCAGATCAGCCAGGTGCGGCTGTCTTTTCGATACTCTGGCGGCACCTCGCCGATGACCGCAAAATCCTGCGCCCAACGTGCCTGCCTGACCTGAATCGGCACGAGAATACCCAGCCAAACGGCCCCCGCCAACGCCAGCATGAGTTGGCCGAGGACGATCCAGGGGGTTTCGATCACCGACATGTGACCCACGTAAGCCGCGCCGTAGCCACCGACAACCATCAAAAAACCGCCCGAGAGGGTAAACGAAAAGTCAGTCACCGTCACCAACCATTGGGCGAACGCCATGATTTGCGTCTTGTTCGTGCGATCGGCAAACACCTTCCAGAGGGCGGTGACCGTGACATTTCCAGCCATCAAGACAAGCCCTAGAATATGTATGGATTTGAAAAATGCATACAACATAATTGACACTCACCGCAAAGTTTAGAGGAGAGAAGGGTACCGATCCCCCAAGGGCGCTGACGCGGGCAGTATTGTCATGAATATGCGTCGGTGGCTGGAGAATGATCGGATGATTCGGGAGCCTATCAGGCCTGCTCAGGAAGACATCGTCAACCTCGATGCGGCGAAACACACCGCTGGACGGGCCTAAAACCGCACCGCTGGCGAGTTATTCTAGTGTCGGACAGGCGCCCTGCATAGGTATTTATACGGTACCGACTGGGCGACTGTCGGCGTCGTTGTGCTAAACTGCACCTCCGCAAAAATCCGTTTGCGCCGACGCGGGCCAATTGGGATTGGCTTCGGCGATGGCCGAAGCGGTCTTGGTCCCTGCGAATCAACCCGATATCAGGAGGCTTATTTTGAAAGTCGTTGTTTTCGGCGCGACCGGCAAGGCCGGGCGCGCGGTCGCGTTGACCTTGCTGGCGGCGGGACATCAGGTGACTGCCTTTGGACGCAGTCCGGCGAAGCTCCCCGCACAGAAAGGAATCTCCATGATCGTGGGCGATGCCATGAACGCCGTCGATGTGGCGTCCGCCGTGGCCGGTCAGGATGCCGTCGTGGTCAGCCTGGGCGATTCCCTCAACCCCGTTGTCCTGAAGCTGGGAGCCAGGCTGGGAGTTAAACGCAACACCCATCCCAACATCTGCGAGGTCGGCACGGCCAACGTGATCGCCGCGATGGCGGCCGCCTCGGTCAAGCGGTTGATCTGCACCACCGCCTACGGTGTCGGCGACACGCGCGACAGGTTGTCGCCATTGTTCAGGCTGTGGTTCCGCGTCCTGCAGTTGGGCGAGCAGTTGGCTGACAAGGAGCGGCAAGAGACGCTGGTCAAGGACAGCGGCCTGGACTGGACACTGATCCAACCGGTCGGCCTGACCGACGGCGCCGCCACCGGACGCTGGCTGGCCAGCACCTCGGGCGATCGGCGCAAGCGAACCGTCAGCCGGGTCGATCTCGCTGACTTCATTGCCCAAGTCCTAGAGGGTGGCGGCTACGTGCGGGAGACGGTCGTCTTGTCGCAACTCGCCATATCGGAACGAGATTTTGCGACAAACGCGGTTTGATCTCTCTGGTTCTTTCGCCATCGCGACGATAACCCGTTGGCATTCTTTCACGCGACCGGCGCCGCCGATCGCTCCGAACGCCGCATCACTGACTCGAACCTCACCCCGGCCAGCCGTTCCGATATCTCCCAGAGACGGGCGGCGGCCGGGCCGTCCAGCGCCTTGGTCGGAATCTTGGCCGTTCCGGGCGGACCCTTGAGTTCGTGCCATCCCGAGGGTCCGTAGAACCCGCCGCCTCGCGCATCCGGCGACGTCGCGGCGAACAGGATCGGCAAGGCGGCTAGCCCAGCCGGCGGGCTGAACGGAAGCAAGACCGGCTTCGCGATCCGCCAGAGCACCGCTCGCAAACCGCGCGAGGCGGGTCCGTTGCCGATGATGTCGGTGCGGGCATAGCCCGGATGGGCCGCCATGCCATCGATCCCCCAGCCAGCGGCCTCGCTGCGGCACTGGATTTCCAATGCCAACATCAGCAGCGCCAGCTTGGTCATCCCATAGGTCCGGAACGGGACATAGGCTTGTTCCGATTGCAGGTCGGTGAGATCGATCGAATCCAAATCCGCGGCAAGGCTGCTGACGTTGACCACGCGCGCGCCGGGGATGCGCCGCAGCAGCGGTAGCAGCCGGGCCGTCAGGGCAAAATGACCGAGATAGTTGGTGGCGAACTGAAGCTCGAAGCCGTCGACCGTCACTTGCCGTTTGGGAAGCGCCATGACCCCGGCATTATTGACGAGTAGGTCGATGCCACGACCCACGACAAGCAGCGTCTCCGCGAAGGCGGCTACCGAGTCGAGCGAGGCCAAGTCGAGCCGCTCGAAGCGCACTGTCGCGCCAGGATGAGCAGCGCGGATGCGCGCCAGGGCATTCGCGGCCTTGGTCTCGTTGCGGCCCGCCAGCACGACATCGGCACCCGCTCCCGCCAGCGCGAGCGCCGTCTCGTAACCGAGCCCGCCGGTAGCTCCGGTGACGACGGCCAGCCGCCCGCGTTGTGACGGGATGTCGACAGTTGTCCAGCCCATCGTCCATTGATCTCCAGTAAATAGAGGTAGATGCGCGTCAAGTTACGGGGAACGCCTAGGCACTGCATTGACATTTTTGGAGTCGGCCCCGCATGCGGAGTCGCGTTTCATCCATGACCCGCTCCCGCACATGCCGGTTTGGCTCTCGCTTGCCGGACGCCGACACCCTGGATCTCATGTAACCGCCCCGGCAGTTGGCCGATGCGCCACGGCCAGGACGTAATCGAACCCGTCATGCAGCGACGTCTTGGACATGCGGCGAAGCAGCCAGCCCACGGGGCCAAGCCGCCGGCGCAGCCCCGGATCATCAACCAGGGCGCGAGACCAGCCCGGGAGCACCTGATCGCGGATCGAGTTCACCCGCACCGCCTCGAACCCGGCCGCGGCGAGCTTCGCGGCGTAGACCTCGCGCGGGTAGACATTGGCGCGCGGCACCGAGAGCGCGGCGCGGACGGCATCGTTCAGCAACGCCCGCAACGGATGGCGCCACGGATCGACAGCGGGTCCAGTCGGAATCGAGTCGGCGAGCACCAGGCGCCCGCCCGGCCGCAGCAGGCGAGCGGCCTCGGCAAAAAAGCGCTCGCGGGTCTCGAAGTGGAAGGCGCATTCAAGCGCGATGACCACGTCGCAACAGGCGTCCGGCAGTCCGGTCGCGGTGGCCGAGCCTTCGCGCAGATCGATCCGCTCCTCCAGGCCGAGTTCCCGGACGCGCTCCCGTGCTACCCGCACCTGTTTAGGCGTGATGTTCAGGCCGATGATCCGCCGCGGGGAAAAGTGTCGGATCCAGTGGATATCCTGGTCGGCGAACCCGAAGCCGACATCCACGACCTCGTCGGCACTCGTGAGGCCGGCCGTCCGACCAACCAGATCGACCATCGCCTCGCAGGCCTCGTCGATGGTCCGCGCCCCGTCCCAGTAGCCCAGGTTCAGGTACAACCCGCGCTCGGTGAAGGCGTGGGTCGACGCGATCCGGTAAAGCCAGCGCGCCGGCAGGGTCGGGATCAGCCCGGCACCGCCACTGAATGCACCCTTGGATTCGCTCATGGCAGCCTCCTTCGACTGGCGGCCTGGAAAACCAATTGCCTCGTCAACCTTTGGCCGAGTCCAGGCGACTCCGCTCTTGCCAGCGTTGCCGCAGATCGACCAGGTGTATGACAAGCGCAACGAGGAACAGGGATGAGATCCAAACCCAGGCGGCACCAGAGAGGGCCGCGCGCGCGGCCAGCAACAGACAGGTACCGGGGGCGAGGATGAGCAGGGTTGAGAGCGGCGGCAAGGGGCAGCGGCCCATCCGCCACAGCACCATGAGTAGGATCGCCTCCAGGCCAATCAGTAACAGGACCAAGTCGATGGAGCGCCCGCTTGTAAAGAATTCAGTCATGGTCTCTTCCTTCTGCCTTATTAAGCGATCATTGTGCCGAAACGATACCGAAGAGGAAATTCAACCGCTCGCGACCGGGTATTGGTTCAATACTAAGCCCCCGGTCAGTGCGAGGGCAAGGCGGTCGATGGCAGAGGAAGGCGGATCCGCGGTGGTCTGGAGCAGCCCGGAAGAGCGGCGGACTGGCTGGCAGGGGTGAACCACCGCAGTAGATGCCTGCTACAAAGCATGGCCCATGCAGCAGTCTTGTCATGGGGTTTTGTCATTGCCCCCGACCAGCGAGCGTCGCTAGGCTTGCGTTCAGCCGCCAGCGCTTTCATCGCCCGGTTCAAGTCTCAAGCGTTTCCCACCGGGCTCTAGCCCGGCGACGAAAGCGAAACCTGCGAGCAATTTCGACATCTGTTCAGGATATGTCATGACACAGGCTCCTCTAACGGGCGGTCGCGCCGTCCCAAGCACGCGCGTCAACCGCCTCTGGCATCTCGGGCGCGCGACCACCGACCTCGCGGCTGGCATCGGCGTGCGGGGCCTGATCGATCTCGCGCGGGGCAATGGCGCATCGAACAGCGTTCAACTGAGTCCGGCGGCCCTTCAGCGCGTCACGAGTCGGCTCGCGCACATGCGCGGCGCGGTGATGAAGATGGGGCAGCTCATGTCCATGGACGGGTCGGACGTCCTCACGCCCGAGGCCGCCGCCATCCTGGGCACGCTCTGCGATCGCGCCGAGTCCATGCCGCTCAGCCAACTCGCGCCCCTGCTTGAGACCGAATACGGCAAGGACTGGAATCGACGCTTCCGGCGTTTCGGCTTCACGCCGGTCGCGGCCGCCTCCATTGGCCAGGTGCATCGCGCGGAGACCGCAGACGGACGTCATCTGGCGCTGAAGATTCAGTTCCCCGGCGTGCGCGAGAGCATCGATAGCGACATGGATAATCTCGTCTTCATCAGCCGCGCCATCAAGGGGATGGATCTGCAACCGATGTTCGCGGAGGCCCGCCGCCAGTTGCACCAGGAAGCCGACTACGAGGCCGAAGCCAACGCGCTGGAGACCTATCGCGGCCTGGTCGGCGAGGGCGCCGATTTCTTCGTCCCCGATGTGCATCGTGACTTCAGTACCGGGCGTATCCTGGCGATGGATTTCGCCGAGGGCATCGCGATCGATCGACTGGCCGCGCCGGAATTCACCCGGCATGACCGCGATCGCGCCGCCAACCTCGTCATGGAAATCGTCCTGCTTGAGCTGTTCCAGTTCAGCCTCGTGCAGACCGATCCGAACTTCGGCAATTTTCTCTATCAAATCGACACCGGCCGCGTCGTGCTGCTGGATTTCGGCTCCACCCACCCGGTTCCGCCCGCCATCGTCTCCGGCTATCGCGATCTGATCCGGGCCGCGATGGCGGACGACCGCGCGGCCATGTACCAGAGCGCCATCGCGCTGGGCTTCGCCCGCGAGGACACGCCGCTCGAGCAGACCGAGGCCATGCTCGATCTCATGCGCCTGTCGAGCGAAATGATGCGCCACCAGGGGCCTTATGATTTCGGCGCCTCCGACCTGTTCAAGCGCATCTACGAGCGCGGTCGGCAACTTCACGAGGAGGGCGCCTTCAGCCAGTTGCCCGATCCATCCAGCATGTTTCTGTACCGCAAGTTCCTCGGCGCCTTCATGCTCTGCCGCCGACTGCGCGCGCGGGTGGATCTGCCACGTCTGCTCGAACCCTATCTGTAAGGCAATCGACCGGATGAAATCATGTTGGCACAGCATAGGTGACCGGCTTTCACGCCCAGTTCATCGATACAGCCTTACGCGAGCATCGCGATGAGCCTCTCCGCCGCGCGCGCGGCGCCGTCGACAGGCTCCAGTTCAGCGGTCAGTCGGGTCGCGGCCTGCTCATACCGGGGCGTGCTCAGGACGCGTTCCAAGGCTCGAACCAGTTTGGGGGCGGTGAGCCTGCGCAACGGGATCACGCGCGCGACGCCGAGTTTGGTCGTGCGGAGGGCATTGTCCGGCTGATCGAAGGCCAGGGGCACGATCACCTGTGGGCGCCCGGAGCGCATGGCCCGCGCCAAGGTTCCGATTCCGCCCTGATGGACGACCGCGACCGCATGCGGGAAAACCGCTGAGTAGGGCAAATAGGGGAACGCCCTGATCCCGGGAGGAAGCTCGCCGAGTTGAGTCGGCCCGGTCAGCAGCACGGCCCGACGCCCCAGCCGCACCGCAGCCGACACCGCGTGTTCCCAGAACGAACCGGCAACCAACACGGCCAAGGATCCCAGCGCAAACACGAGCGGCGCTTCACCCTCGGCGAGAAAGGCCCTGAACTCGGCGAGTTGATCCGGATCGGCCTCACCGTCATAAACCGGGTTCCCGGTGATCTCGGTGCGTGCCGGCCAATCCGGCTGCGGTGCAGCGAGCGCCCGGTCGAACAGCGCCAAGTTCAGATAGGGTGAATACTGCCCCTCGAACAGGGCCGGACCGGCCAATGCCGAGACGCCAAGCTCGCGACGCAGCGCGTGCAGCGGGGCCTCCCAGGCGAAGACCTGCTTCCTGCCCATGGCGAACGCCGCGCGATGGAACCTCGGCCCGAGCCGACGCAATCCAAACAGCCAGGCCGCCGAGGGGATCAGCGGCGGGTCGTAGGTCGACATGAAGGACATCGGTGTCAGCAGGGTCGCCACCCAGGGCAGCCGACGCTGCTCGGCGACGATGGGCACTGTCATGCCAAGGGTCTGCGAGACCAGCAAATCGACACCGCTCGCCGCCTCCACCATCACCTGGTAGGTCTCGCGCAGTTGGGGCATCACCAGCTCGCGCACCAGGAACTCTTCGCCCCCGCGCGCAGTGAGCACGGCGAGCATCCGCTCCATGGCCGCCTGACCGTCGCCCTGAACGCTTGCCGTTGGGATCGTTTCGACGAACCCGACCCCCGCGCGCTCGACGGATTGCCGGTGTTCCCCGTTGGTGGCGATCACTGCGCCGTGTCCGCGCTCAAGCAGGGCCTTGGCCACCGCGATGTAAGGGTGAAGATCTCCGAGAGACCCCATGGTCGAAAAGAGAAGACGGGCCATGGCTCTCTCACTCTAAACCGCGTCCAGCACCAGGGGCCGTGCGTGGCACGGCGGGCGTGAACACTGAAACAGCGCTGCTCGCTCTGGACGCGGTTTCGTTAACGCATGCTGACCGCGCGCTCGCGTTCTTCGAGTTGCTCGAACAACTCCAGCACCCAGATCACGCGACTGCCGCCGCTGCCCAAGGCTGGGCTCCTCTTCAGTTGCGGTGTCGCGGCAACGACGGCGTCGACCAGGAAGCGCGTTTCTTCGAGGGCGGGGGCGGCGATATAACGCGAGGTCAGGATAGCCTTGCCGAGGATGGGCGCCAAGAGTTGCAACTTCCGCT is part of the Thiocystis violascens DSM 198 genome and encodes:
- a CDS encoding glycosyltransferase, whose translation is MARLLFSTMGSLGDLHPYIAVAKALLERGHGAVIATNGEHRQSVERAGVGFVETIPTASVQGDGQAAMERMLAVLTARGGEEFLVRELVMPQLRETYQVMVEAASGVDLLVSQTLGMTVPIVAEQRRLPWVATLLTPMSFMSTYDPPLIPSAAWLFGLRRLGPRFHRAAFAMGRKQVFAWEAPLHALRRELGVSALAGPALFEGQYSPYLNLALFDRALAAPQPDWPARTEITGNPVYDGEADPDQLAEFRAFLAEGEAPLVFALGSLAVLVAGSFWEHAVSAAVRLGRRAVLLTGPTQLGELPPGIRAFPYLPYSAVFPHAVAVVHQGGIGTLARAMRSGRPQVIVPLAFDQPDNALRTTKLGVARVIPLRRLTAPKLVRALERVLSTPRYEQAATRLTAELEPVDGAARAAERLIAMLA
- a CDS encoding SAM-dependent methyltransferase, producing MSESKGAFSGGAGLIPTLPARWLYRIASTHAFTERGLYLNLGYWDGARTIDEACEAMVDLVGRTAGLTSADEVVDVGFGFADQDIHWIRHFSPRRIIGLNITPKQVRVARERVRELGLEERIDLREGSATATGLPDACCDVVIALECAFHFETRERFFAEAARLLRPGGRLVLADSIPTGPAVDPWRHPLRALLNDAVRAALSVPRANVYPREVYAAKLAAAGFEAVRVNSIRDQVLPGWSRALVDDPGLRRRLGPVGWLLRRMSKTSLHDGFDYVLAVAHRPTAGAVT
- a CDS encoding ABC1 kinase family protein; translation: MTQAPLTGGRAVPSTRVNRLWHLGRATTDLAAGIGVRGLIDLARGNGASNSVQLSPAALQRVTSRLAHMRGAVMKMGQLMSMDGSDVLTPEAAAILGTLCDRAESMPLSQLAPLLETEYGKDWNRRFRRFGFTPVAAASIGQVHRAETADGRHLALKIQFPGVRESIDSDMDNLVFISRAIKGMDLQPMFAEARRQLHQEADYEAEANALETYRGLVGEGADFFVPDVHRDFSTGRILAMDFAEGIAIDRLAAPEFTRHDRDRAANLVMEIVLLELFQFSLVQTDPNFGNFLYQIDTGRVVLLDFGSTHPVPPAIVSGYRDLIRAAMADDRAAMYQSAIALGFAREDTPLEQTEAMLDLMRLSSEMMRHQGPYDFGASDLFKRIYERGRQLHEEGAFSQLPDPSSMFLYRKFLGAFMLCRRLRARVDLPRLLEPYL
- a CDS encoding SDR family oxidoreductase — translated: MGWTTVDIPSQRGRLAVVTGATGGLGYETALALAGAGADVVLAGRNETKAANALARIRAAHPGATVRFERLDLASLDSVAAFAETLLVVGRGIDLLVNNAGVMALPKRQVTVDGFELQFATNYLGHFALTARLLPLLRRIPGARVVNVSSLAADLDSIDLTDLQSEQAYVPFRTYGMTKLALLMLALEIQCRSEAAGWGIDGMAAHPGYARTDIIGNGPASRGLRAVLWRIAKPVLLPFSPPAGLAALPILFAATSPDARGGGFYGPSGWHELKGPPGTAKIPTKALDGPAAARLWEISERLAGVRFESVMRRSERSAAPVA